From the Priestia aryabhattai genome, one window contains:
- a CDS encoding MFS transporter, translating into MKQQLAKKRWLRLIPIVFITYSLAYLDRANYGFGAASGLAEDLHITPGISSLLGSLFFLGYFFFQIPGAHYAENKSAKKLIFWSLILWGGLATATGMVSHVGFLFVIRFALGVVESAVMPAMLVFLSHWFTKAERSRANTFLILGNPATVLWMSIVSGYLLESFGWRWMFILEGFPAVIWAFLWWKLVNDEPKDAGWLSKKEKADLHDALQKEQEGIKPVKSYKEAFKNRIVILLSIQYALWSIGVYGFVMWLPSIIKAAPNMSIVKTGWLASVPYVLAVVLMLAVSYLSDKFLKRSAFVWPFLLVGALAFYGSYLVGTSNFWLSFTLLVIAGGTMYAPYGPFFAIIPEILPRNVAGGAMALINSMGALGSFAGSYIVGFLNGSTGGFGASYIFMAGALFLAAILTIVATKKPREVQSIKPVETTA; encoded by the coding sequence ATGAAACAGCAGCTAGCAAAAAAAAGATGGCTCCGGTTAATTCCTATCGTATTTATCACATATAGTCTTGCTTATTTAGACCGTGCAAACTATGGATTTGGAGCAGCGTCAGGGCTGGCAGAAGATCTTCATATTACGCCAGGTATTTCGTCTTTATTAGGATCGCTCTTTTTCTTAGGTTATTTCTTTTTTCAGATTCCAGGTGCTCACTATGCTGAAAATAAAAGCGCCAAAAAGCTGATTTTTTGGTCTCTGATTTTATGGGGAGGACTTGCTACAGCTACGGGTATGGTAAGCCACGTTGGGTTTTTGTTTGTTATTCGATTTGCTTTGGGAGTAGTTGAAAGTGCCGTTATGCCTGCTATGCTCGTGTTTTTGAGCCACTGGTTTACAAAAGCAGAACGTTCTAGAGCCAACACGTTTTTAATTTTAGGAAACCCGGCAACAGTTCTTTGGATGTCTATTGTTTCTGGGTATTTGCTAGAATCGTTTGGCTGGAGATGGATGTTTATTTTAGAAGGTTTTCCGGCTGTTATTTGGGCATTTTTATGGTGGAAACTAGTAAATGATGAGCCAAAAGATGCAGGATGGCTGTCGAAAAAAGAAAAAGCGGATTTACATGACGCATTACAAAAAGAACAAGAAGGAATCAAACCTGTTAAAAGCTATAAAGAAGCTTTCAAAAATCGTATCGTCATTTTATTAAGCATTCAATATGCTTTATGGAGTATCGGCGTCTACGGATTTGTTATGTGGCTGCCGTCTATTATTAAAGCAGCGCCTAACATGAGTATAGTGAAGACAGGATGGTTAGCGTCCGTTCCTTACGTATTAGCAGTTGTATTAATGTTAGCGGTTTCATATCTATCAGATAAGTTTTTAAAACGTAGCGCATTTGTATGGCCGTTCTTATTAGTAGGAGCGCTTGCTTTTTACGGATCTTATTTAGTTGGCACAAGCAATTTCTGGCTTTCTTTTACCTTACTCGTTATCGCCGGAGGAACGATGTACGCTCCGTACGGACCGTTCTTTGCGATTATTCCTGAAATTTTACCGCGTAATGTTGCTGGAGGAGCAATGGCCTTGATTAATAGTATGGGCGCACTTGGTTCATTTGCTGGTTCTTATATTGTAGGGTTTTTAAATGGATCAACAGGAGGATTCGGCGCTTCATATATCTTTATGGCCGGAGCACTATTCCTTGCTGCGATTCTAACTATTGTTGCAACGAAAAAGCCAAGAGAAGTTCAAAGTATAAAGCCAGTCGAAACAACGGCTTAA
- a CDS encoding bifunctional 4-hydroxy-2-oxoglutarate aldolase/2-dehydro-3-deoxy-phosphogluconate aldolase: protein MQIKKITSSGIVAVIRGASAERIIPLAYALKEGGVTTLEITMENPAAVEVIKELKNEFDDSMFIGAGTVLDEETARIAIMAGASFIFSPTVNERTIKTAKRYGVISVPGAFTPTEILTAYECGADMIKVFPASVVGPAYFKNIAGPLPHIPLMPTGGVTAENAGAYIKAGAAAIGAGSTLVDGKQLPTPEYLLQVTKEAKRFTHEIQEARLAYA from the coding sequence ATGCAGATTAAGAAAATTACAAGTAGCGGTATTGTAGCGGTCATTCGAGGAGCAAGTGCTGAGCGAATTATCCCGCTTGCCTACGCGTTAAAAGAAGGCGGAGTAACAACCCTAGAAATTACAATGGAAAACCCTGCTGCTGTAGAGGTTATTAAAGAGTTGAAAAATGAATTTGACGACTCGATGTTTATTGGAGCAGGAACTGTTCTAGACGAAGAAACAGCACGAATCGCTATTATGGCGGGAGCATCATTTATTTTTTCTCCTACAGTGAACGAACGAACAATTAAAACGGCTAAAAGATACGGGGTAATTAGCGTTCCGGGAGCTTTTACTCCAACTGAAATTTTAACAGCATATGAATGCGGTGCAGATATGATTAAAGTCTTCCCGGCAAGTGTAGTAGGCCCCGCCTATTTTAAAAATATAGCAGGACCGCTTCCACACATTCCATTAATGCCAACAGGAGGCGTTACAGCTGAGAATGCGGGAGCTTATATCAAAGCGGGAGCAGCTGCTATTGGAGCAGGAAGCACATTAGTGGATGGAAAACAGCTTCCAACTCCTGAATACTTACTTCAAGTAACAAAGGAAGCAAAACGTTTTACTCATGAAATTCAAGAAGCTAGGCTTGCGTACGCTTAG
- a CDS encoding LacI family DNA-binding transcriptional regulator, whose protein sequence is MMQKVTMLDVAKTANVSKSTVSQYINKRYEYMGEETRKKIKEAIDTLGYQPNYLARSLKQKRTSMIGIIVANIMHRFSTEVIRAIEDYCHSQDIHAIICNADDDPEKEKKYINMLKAKQVDGLILFPTGANTSLYEQMSKEEYPVVIMDRKIHDVKGKIPSVVANNKEATKQAILHLLQLGHKHIAIITEPLTITPRIERIEGYKEALTSASMPVNESMIINCKKADMQKALEKLFAADSPPTALLAGNDLVFIEVQKFIKQNGFNIPNDLSLIVYDNIPYADVATPAVTTISQPAFDMGTKAADLLIKQILKEKIAYEEYQYECELIIRETTLSH, encoded by the coding sequence ATGATGCAAAAAGTTACTATGCTTGATGTTGCCAAAACAGCAAATGTCTCCAAAAGCACCGTATCACAATACATTAACAAGCGGTACGAATATATGGGAGAAGAAACACGAAAGAAAATTAAAGAAGCGATTGATACACTCGGCTATCAGCCCAACTATCTAGCACGGAGCTTAAAACAAAAGCGAACGTCGATGATTGGGATTATTGTCGCGAATATTATGCACAGATTTTCCACTGAAGTCATTCGTGCAATTGAGGACTATTGCCATTCACAAGATATACATGCCATCATCTGTAACGCAGATGATGATCCTGAGAAAGAAAAGAAATATATTAATATGTTAAAAGCAAAGCAAGTAGATGGTCTTATTTTATTTCCAACGGGGGCCAATACTTCTCTTTATGAACAGATGAGTAAAGAAGAATATCCGGTTGTCATTATGGATCGTAAAATTCATGATGTAAAAGGGAAAATCCCATCCGTAGTGGCGAACAATAAAGAAGCCACAAAACAGGCTATTTTGCATCTGCTCCAGCTTGGACATAAGCATATAGCGATTATTACAGAACCATTAACCATTACACCTCGGATTGAACGTATAGAAGGGTACAAAGAAGCGTTAACATCAGCAAGCATGCCTGTAAATGAATCCATGATTATTAACTGCAAAAAAGCGGACATGCAAAAAGCGCTTGAGAAGCTATTTGCAGCCGACAGTCCGCCGACAGCGCTGCTTGCTGGAAACGACTTAGTATTCATTGAAGTGCAGAAATTTATTAAACAAAACGGATTTAATATCCCAAATGATTTATCTTTAATTGTTTATGATAATATTCCTTATGCAGATGTAGCAACGCCTGCCGTTACCACGATTTCGCAGCCTGCTTTTGATATGGGAACAAAAGCAGCAGATTTACTCATTAAGCAAATTTTAAAAGAAAAAATAGCTTATGAAGAGTACCAGTATGAGTGTGAATTAATTATTCGGGAAACGACTTTATCGCATTAA
- the hxlA gene encoding 3-hexulose-6-phosphate synthase, giving the protein MKIQLALDRVTIEEAIILAKLAEPSVDWIEVGTSLIKEYGIESIYKIKHAFPHKTIVADIKTIDNAEYEFTMCYQAGADVATVMGVSPLPTIETCANVSEKWNKKMMVDLLNTSSSLQKQVSIYNNSIFCHHISKDEQEKEGKLLSQINLRQYFHSDAQMAVAGGINPTSAASLLQMKADVAIIGSAITKSADVAKASAEFQDLFMSRGNV; this is encoded by the coding sequence ATGAAGATACAACTAGCATTAGATCGCGTCACAATTGAAGAAGCTATTATACTTGCCAAGCTGGCTGAACCCTCTGTTGATTGGATTGAAGTAGGTACATCTCTTATAAAAGAGTACGGAATTGAAAGCATTTATAAAATCAAACATGCCTTTCCGCATAAAACGATTGTAGCAGATATAAAAACGATTGATAACGCAGAGTATGAGTTTACAATGTGCTATCAAGCAGGGGCAGATGTAGCAACGGTAATGGGCGTATCACCTTTACCAACGATAGAAACGTGTGCAAATGTAAGCGAAAAATGGAATAAAAAAATGATGGTTGATTTATTAAATACGTCAAGCAGCTTACAAAAGCAAGTAAGTATTTACAATAACTCTATTTTCTGCCATCATATCAGCAAAGACGAACAAGAAAAAGAAGGAAAATTGCTGAGTCAAATAAATTTGCGGCAGTATTTTCATTCAGATGCGCAAATGGCAGTAGCAGGAGGAATTAATCCAACCTCAGCAGCATCGTTACTTCAAATGAAGGCAGACGTAGCGATTATTGGATCAGCCATTACAAAAAGCGCGGATGTGGCAAAGGCATCTGCTGAGTTTCAAGATTTATTTATGAGCAGGGGGAACGTATAA
- the hxlB gene encoding 6-phospho-3-hexuloisomerase: MTKTHTILHEITTVMNHIKEPQIEEVAFLLYQAKRIFVIGEGRSGLMGKSFAMRLMHLGATVYVVGETITPSIAAGDVLVAVSGSGKTQQVVSIAKKAKEVGCSVIGISASTESPLTAHTDKLLHIPAATKYRSENEAASIQPLGSLFDQCAHVVFDTICLEYGNLNHTDHEQAFKQHSNLE; encoded by the coding sequence ATGACAAAAACACACACGATTTTACATGAAATTACGACCGTAATGAATCACATAAAAGAACCTCAAATAGAAGAAGTAGCGTTTTTACTTTATCAAGCTAAACGAATTTTTGTTATAGGCGAAGGTCGCTCTGGTTTAATGGGCAAATCATTTGCGATGAGACTGATGCATTTAGGTGCGACAGTATACGTTGTAGGGGAGACCATTACTCCTTCGATTGCAGCAGGTGACGTATTGGTGGCTGTATCTGGTTCAGGAAAAACACAGCAAGTGGTGAGTATAGCTAAAAAAGCCAAAGAAGTAGGATGTTCAGTTATCGGTATTTCAGCTAGTACAGAATCACCATTAACTGCTCATACTGATAAGCTGCTGCACATTCCTGCTGCAACCAAATACCGAAGCGAAAATGAAGCAGCTTCTATTCAGCCTCTTGGTTCATTATTTGATCAATGTGCTCACGTTGTATTTGATACCATTTGCTTGGAATACGGGAATTTGAACCACACGGATCATGAACAGGCGTTTAAGCAGCATAGCAATTTAGAGTAA
- a CDS encoding DHH family phosphoesterase gives MTKIKLISHNDLDGVSPALLGRLAFDDDNFDYSTVSIGRINDTVEHFIEDENDGDTALYITDISVNDEVAEKLNELVKKGQQITLIDHHISALPLAEKYDWVHVIAEDENGKKTAATSLFYDYLVRHNMLQKTALLDEYVELVRLFDTWDWFHENNLKAKRLNHLYYLIPHEEFKETILETLRESYHTENQEFTFTDKHEILLEAEEKKIEKYIYDKQKQIIKESVEIAKTEYNAGIVFADTYQSELGNALCLENEDIDFSVMVDMGRQKIGFRAVKDEINLAEIVGHLGGGGHPKASGCKLTAETFALFVTDHLFKDEEKSE, from the coding sequence ATGACAAAAATAAAATTAATTTCACATAACGATTTAGATGGTGTAAGTCCAGCATTGTTGGGGCGGTTAGCTTTTGACGACGACAATTTTGATTACAGCACGGTAAGCATTGGCCGCATCAATGACACGGTGGAGCATTTTATTGAAGACGAAAACGATGGAGACACAGCTTTATACATAACGGATATTAGCGTGAATGATGAAGTAGCGGAAAAATTAAATGAACTGGTAAAAAAAGGCCAGCAAATCACTCTTATTGACCATCATATCTCTGCTCTTCCACTAGCTGAGAAATATGATTGGGTTCATGTTATCGCGGAAGATGAAAACGGTAAAAAGACGGCAGCTACATCTCTTTTCTACGACTACTTAGTACGCCACAACATGCTTCAAAAAACGGCGTTGCTTGATGAATACGTAGAACTTGTGCGCTTATTTGATACGTGGGACTGGTTCCATGAAAATAACTTGAAAGCAAAGCGCCTCAATCACCTATATTATCTAATCCCGCATGAAGAATTTAAAGAGACCATTCTAGAAACACTTCGTGAATCTTATCATACTGAAAATCAAGAATTTACATTTACGGACAAACACGAAATTTTACTGGAAGCAGAAGAAAAAAAGATTGAAAAATACATTTATGACAAACAAAAACAAATCATAAAAGAAAGCGTTGAAATTGCTAAAACAGAGTATAACGCAGGCATTGTATTTGCAGATACATATCAGTCTGAGCTAGGAAATGCACTATGTCTAGAAAACGAAGATATTGACTTTTCCGTTATGGTAGATATGGGACGCCAAAAGATTGGCTTCCGTGCAGTAAAAGACGAGATCAACTTAGCAGAAATTGTTGGGCACCTCGGAGGAGGAGGTCACCCAAAAGCTTCTGGATGCAAGTTAACAGCTGAAACGTTTGCTCTTTTCGTCACGGATCACTTGTTTAAAGATGAAGAAAAAAGTGAATAA
- a CDS encoding SDR family oxidoreductase, with protein MSFKDLVVVVTGAANGIGKDVSRAYARQGAKVVLADMDETEGERHAEAIQRQDGEAIFVKTDVRKEGDILNLIEKTVSTYGTIHILINNAGVSRWKSPYELTVDEWDDIINANLRSVFLCSREAAKVMRKNESGGSIVNLASTRATMSEPHTEAYAATKGGIVALTHALAISLGGDNITVNAISPGWIETSDYDGLREIDHTQHPSNRVGTPADISRACMYLTNAENDFVTGANLVVDGGMTRKMIYEH; from the coding sequence ATGTCGTTTAAAGATCTAGTTGTCGTTGTTACTGGAGCTGCGAATGGAATAGGAAAAGATGTGTCCCGCGCATACGCGAGACAAGGAGCAAAAGTAGTATTGGCAGACATGGACGAAACGGAAGGGGAGCGTCACGCAGAGGCTATTCAAAGACAAGACGGGGAAGCCATTTTTGTAAAAACAGACGTCCGAAAAGAAGGAGATATTTTAAATCTCATTGAAAAAACGGTCAGTACGTATGGGACGATACATATTTTGATTAATAATGCAGGCGTTTCTCGCTGGAAATCACCGTATGAGCTAACCGTTGATGAATGGGATGACATTATCAATGCGAACTTGCGCAGCGTGTTTTTATGCTCTCGCGAAGCGGCTAAAGTGATGAGGAAAAATGAAAGCGGAGGCTCTATTGTGAACTTAGCTTCTACGAGAGCTACAATGTCTGAACCTCATACAGAAGCCTACGCCGCTACAAAAGGAGGAATCGTTGCTTTAACTCATGCACTTGCCATTTCGCTTGGTGGTGACAACATCACAGTAAATGCTATTTCTCCAGGATGGATTGAGACATCGGATTACGATGGCCTCCGTGAAATTGATCATACGCAGCATCCGTCTAATCGAGTGGGAACGCCGGCGGATATTTCAAGAGCGTGTATGTACTTAACAAACGCTGAAAATGATTTTGTGACAGGAGCTAACCTCGTAGTAGACGGAGGAATGACGCGAAAAATGATTTATGAACATTAA
- a CDS encoding nitroreductase family protein, which yields MGFLDKLFDKSSDQQQVGKDFYEAIKNRRSIYAIDKNVKISEEKIEEIINFAVKHTPSSFNSQSARVVVLFGEQHDKVWGITRETLREIVPAENFADTDQKMNLFGSGYGTVLFFEDQEVIEGLQKQFASYSENFPVWSNQSSGMLQHVIWTALELEGLGATLQHYNPLIDDEVKAAWHIPSSWKLIAQMPFGNPVAPAGEKEFQALSERVKVFK from the coding sequence ATGGGTTTTTTAGATAAATTATTTGATAAATCAAGTGATCAGCAACAGGTTGGAAAAGATTTTTATGAAGCAATTAAAAACCGACGTTCTATTTATGCAATTGATAAAAATGTAAAAATATCAGAAGAAAAAATTGAAGAAATTATTAACTTTGCGGTGAAACATACCCCTTCATCATTTAATTCTCAAAGCGCACGCGTAGTCGTTTTATTTGGCGAACAGCATGATAAAGTATGGGGTATTACGAGAGAAACGCTTCGTGAAATTGTGCCAGCTGAAAATTTTGCAGATACGGATCAAAAAATGAACTTATTCGGAAGCGGCTATGGAACAGTTCTTTTCTTTGAAGATCAAGAAGTAATTGAAGGGTTGCAAAAACAATTCGCATCTTATAGCGAAAATTTCCCAGTTTGGTCTAACCAATCATCAGGTATGCTGCAGCATGTAATCTGGACAGCACTTGAGCTGGAAGGCCTAGGAGCAACTTTACAACATTACAATCCATTGATTGACGATGAAGTAAAAGCAGCTTGGCATATTCCAAGTTCATGGAAGCTGATTGCCCAAATGCCATTTGGTAATCCTGTGGCACCGGCGGGAGAAAAAGAGTTTCAAGCGCTAAGTGAACGTGTAAAAGTATTTAAATAA
- a CDS encoding APC family permease: MSDQGKFKKSISLLDLTLIGMGAIFGSAWLFAVSNVASKAGPAGSFSWLIGGVIILLIGLVYAELGAALPRTGGIIRYPVYSHGHLVGYLISFITIIAYTSLIAIEVTAVRQYVAFWLPGLTKHGSESPTTIGWLFQFALLTLFFIINYVSVKAFAKSNVIISVFKYAVPLTIIVVLAYHFKSANFTTGDFAPFGFNGIQAAISTGGVMFAYLGLHPIVSVASEVKNPQRNIPIALIICIVLSAIIYTALQVLFIGNIPSDMLSGGWGTIQEQFSLPFKDIALILGLGWLVTLVIFDAILSPGGNGNIFMNTTSRLVYAWSRNGTLFKRFSKVDKKTGIPRASLWLSFGMSVFWTLPFPSWEALVNVCSVALILSYAIAPISAAAFRVNAKDLKKPFKLKGMSVIAPVSFIFCSYIVYWSGWTTISWLLGSQLLMVVIYVAFKKYVPTDVVKFAQQLKSAWWLVAYYIIMLVISYLGSFGGGQGVLSNPLDLILIALVSLGIFYWAKYTGLPKAVIDTDD; this comes from the coding sequence ATGTCTGATCAAGGAAAGTTTAAAAAATCAATATCGTTACTTGACCTAACGTTAATTGGGATGGGAGCTATTTTTGGTTCCGCCTGGTTATTTGCGGTTAGTAACGTAGCGTCAAAGGCTGGTCCAGCCGGAAGTTTTTCGTGGCTGATTGGCGGAGTCATTATTTTACTTATCGGTTTAGTGTATGCTGAACTTGGAGCAGCGCTGCCGCGTACCGGTGGAATTATCCGTTATCCAGTTTACTCACATGGTCACTTAGTGGGTTACTTAATTTCATTCATTACCATTATTGCTTACACTAGTTTGATTGCCATCGAGGTAACGGCTGTACGTCAGTATGTTGCTTTTTGGCTTCCTGGTCTAACTAAACATGGTTCTGAATCGCCTACTACAATTGGCTGGTTATTTCAGTTCGCGTTGTTAACGCTATTTTTTATCATTAACTACGTAAGTGTAAAAGCATTTGCTAAGTCAAATGTCATTATATCTGTGTTCAAATATGCGGTTCCTCTTACAATTATCGTCGTGTTAGCTTATCACTTCAAATCAGCTAACTTTACAACTGGCGATTTTGCTCCGTTTGGTTTTAATGGTATTCAAGCAGCCATTTCAACAGGTGGCGTTATGTTTGCCTACCTAGGACTTCACCCTATTGTTTCTGTAGCCAGTGAAGTTAAAAATCCGCAGCGTAATATTCCAATCGCGCTAATTATCTGTATTGTACTTTCAGCGATTATTTACACAGCACTGCAAGTATTGTTCATTGGTAACATTCCGTCTGATATGCTATCAGGAGGATGGGGAACAATTCAAGAGCAATTCTCTTTACCATTTAAAGATATTGCACTTATTCTAGGCCTTGGCTGGTTAGTAACGCTTGTTATTTTTGATGCTATTTTATCACCAGGCGGTAACGGGAACATCTTTATGAATACAACTTCTCGTCTAGTTTATGCTTGGTCTCGTAATGGAACACTATTTAAACGTTTCTCAAAAGTAGATAAGAAAACAGGAATTCCACGTGCGTCACTATGGCTATCATTTGGAATGTCTGTATTCTGGACACTGCCATTTCCTTCGTGGGAAGCACTAGTAAACGTATGTTCAGTAGCACTTATTCTGTCTTATGCTATTGCGCCAATTTCAGCTGCTGCATTCAGAGTAAATGCAAAAGACCTTAAAAAGCCTTTTAAATTAAAAGGTATGAGTGTTATTGCTCCTGTTTCATTTATCTTCTGTTCCTACATCGTGTATTGGTCAGGGTGGACGACAATTTCTTGGCTTCTAGGATCACAGCTTCTAATGGTCGTTATCTACGTAGCGTTTAAAAAATACGTACCAACTGACGTTGTAAAATTTGCACAGCAGCTTAAATCTGCGTGGTGGCTAGTTGCTTATTATATTATTATGCTTGTTATCTCTTACCTAGGTTCATTTGGTGGAGGACAAGGTGTGCTAAGCAACCCACTTGACTTAATTTTAATTGCTCTCGTTTCCCTCGGTATTTTCTACTGGGCGAAATATACAGGTTTACCAAAAGCAGTTATCGATACAGATGACTAA